GCCAACATCGTTCCCTGGCACCAATTGGCCCAGCGCAGCGGATGCCGTGTCGAGTTCTTGCCGATCAACGACGACTATACAATCAACGACGAAGTCGTCTCGGCGGCGCTGCAACGGTTCCAGCCAAAGATGTTTGCGATGACGGCGGCCAGCAACACGCTGGGAACCATTTTCCCGGTCGCCCGGTGGACCAAGTTGGCTCACGACCATGGTGCAACGGTGCTCGTCGACGCGGCTCAAGCGGCGCCGCACCAAGTCGTCGATGTGCAAGCTTGGGATGCCGACTTTGTCGCGTTTAGTGGTCACAAAATTTGCGGGCCGACGGGCATCGGCGTCCTTTTCGGAAAAGAGTCGCTGCTCGACGCGATGCCGCCTTTCTTGGGTGGTGGCGGCATGATTCGCGACGTGACGACGTCGGGGTTCACGTCGGCGGCGCTGCCCGAGAAGTTCGAAGCTGGCACGCCACCGATTGCCGAAGCGATTGGTTTGGCAGCCGCGACGCGGTACATCACCGCGGTGGGACTCGATCGCATCGCCGCACACGAGCATGTTTTGTGCGAACACGCCGAATCCCAGCTACGTCAAATCGACGGAGTGCGAATCGTCGGCCCGACACCCGATAAAAAAGGCGGCATCATCGGGCTGCACATTGCCGGCGTTCACGCTCACGACGTTTCCCAGCACTTGGATACGCGTGGCATCGCCGTCCGAGCCGGCCACCACTGCACGATGCCCTTGCATCATCATTTGAACTTGGCCGCAACGGCGCGAGCAAGCTTTTACTTCTACAACACGATCGAAGAAGCCGACCGCTTGGTCGAAGCGATCGTTGAAGTCCAAAAGAAGTTCGCCCCATCGGGACGGAAACGCCAGAAACGAAGCTGAGCCTCGCCTAGACGATTGCGTCAAGCATTGCCAGTTCATCGGCGGTCAACCGCGTCGCAGCGGCGATTTCCGCTGCTTGTTCCGGACGTCTAGCTCCGACCAATGTCGCCGCCACGCCGGGCTGAGAAGCCGCCCAGCCGATCGACAATTGGGCAATCGTTTTGCCGGTCGATTCGCGAATGCCTTGCATCTTGTCCAGCACATCGTGGGCGTGCGATCGAGCGTCGCCTTGGAAGACTTCATAGTTCGGCCGACTGTCGCCTTCGGCAAACACGTGATCGCGAGCGATTCGTCCGGCCAACAGACCCTTCATCAACGCCCAATAAACGTGGACGTCGTACCCGGCCTTTGCGGCCGCGGGAATGAAGTGATCTAGCGATTGCCGTTGCAACAGATTCAACGGGCACTGGACCGACGAACATGCGACTGCACCGGAGAAACGTCGCAACTGGTCCTCGTCCACGTTGCAGACACCGACGCGAACCGCTAGTCCGCGATTCATCAGATCGCCCATCGCTTCCGCTGAAGTTTCGATGGCGACACTCGGATCGGGCGAATGCAACATCAGCAGGTCGAACTTTTCGATTCCGATTCGCTTGAGCGATGTTTCGGCATCGGCGACCAATGTCGTGGGTTGCCCATCGACAACTCGCTTGCGATCAGCCGACCAGCGTTGGCCGACTTTGCCCGTGACGGCAAACCGATCGCGGTCGCCCCGGAGGTAGCGTCCCAGAAGTCGATCGCTCTCGCCGTCGTAGCCGTAGCTGAACGCGGTATCAAAAGCTGTGATGCCGCCATCGATGGCCGCGGTCATCGTCGCGTCAGCGTCTTGGGAGGTGACACCGATGGTTGTGACGCCGGCGAGGGGCCAGAGACCGAAAATGACGGGAGATGACATGCGGATCGTATTCTTGAAGGCTAACGGCGGATGATGCAAAGGGCTTCCATCATCAGTTGCACGCCGTCCGTCATCAATCGCAAATCACCAACGAAAGAAGCTTGGCGGACATTTCCGCCAAGCTTCAAATGGTTATTTTCGCGTGTGGCGACTCCAAAGCGGTGTTCCGGACTGCTTTTCGAGTCGGAGCCGCCGGACGATATTCGCCGCTTAGAAGTCGATGACAACGCCCAGGTCGAGACCATGGACCCACAATCCGTCGTCGCCATCGTTGACGCCGTTGAATGTCGGGTTGGTGAAGTCCGTAACATTCACGCCGTCAACCATCCGGTCGATGGTGCCACCGTTCAGGGCGACGTTATCGAAGTAGATGAAGCTGTAGCCGACAGTGAAGGCAACGTTCTTGCGAAAGTTGTATCCGATCTTGAAGTTGGCTTCCGGAGCGAAGGCGAACACGTCGCGTTCAACTGATACGGGAGTTCCGTTCGGATTGACACCGGCAAGTACACCACCGGCCTGCGTGACGGGTGCCACGTTGGAACCGACGAATCGTTCATCGCGTGTCTTCGATCCACGAACGTTGACCATCTGGTTCATGTTACCCAAGTGCACCTTGGTCAACGAACTGACCGTCCAGCAACCGCGTTGCATGATCATATCGAAACCGATTTGACCACCGTTGAACTCGTTCTCGGTGTCGAATTGATCGACAAACGATCGCGACAATCCGGCCGGGTTTCCGCCGATGGTGATCAGGTTGATCGTTTCGCTGCGAATGCTCAACGAATCGTCGATGTTGAAGTGCGAGTAACCGCCGATCAAGTCCACGTTGCAGTGCTGGCCGCGTCCCAAACGCAATCGTGCGTAGGCTTCAGCCGCCATGATGTCCAACGAGCTTTCCGCTTGCAAGTTGCCTCGGAACCGACCCGCTTGATTGATTTCAATCGCATCTTCGCCAGCAACACCAGGGCTGGTGTTGAAGAACGATCGACCGACCGAAGGTCCGGTGCCGTTACCGTTGTAGTTGAAGCTGTCACCGCTGTCGTCGAGCATCCAGAATCGACCGCCGATTCCGACATGGTCCGACAACCAGACACCGCCGTCAACTCGGAAGCCGGCCGACAATTCGTTTTCGCCTTGGCCGCCGAACAGCGTTGTGACGCCCTGTTGTCCGATGGACGGCAAAGTACCTGTCGGTGCACCCAGCACCAACGGTGCGGTATCGCGAGGTTCGACGAACCACAACAATGCTTCGAGCGAAGCCCATGCGTTGGTGTCGCAGGAGTTAAACATTTGATTCATTCGACGCCCGACACCGCATCCGCCGCCACAAGACGACGAACCGCATCCGCAGTCGTTCATGCTGATCGTTTCAACGCCACAAGCTCCACCGCTTGGTCCGCAACCACAGTCATCGCCGTAGTAGGTGACTGGTTGCAGCTGGGATGCTTGGACGGGTGTGTAGGCCGCTGCGTGAGCCGGTGTTGAAACCGATCGTCGACGCGGGGCTCGAGTGACCACCGATCGTTCGGTGTGACCAACCGGAGCAATTTGCTCGGCGGCCTCTTCGTTATCGTAAGCGACCGACTGGTCGGCTTCGAAGGTTTGTTCATCGGCATAAGCGGCGTCTTCATCAAAGTAAGCATCTTCGCCGTAACCGGGAAGATCTCCGATGATCGAGGTACCGTTGTCTGCCATCGCCATGCTAGAACTTGAGAGCAACATTGCCGTCAGAGCCAGCTTCTTAAATTTCGTTTTCATAGAACGTCTCGTACAGTCCGGGAACACTGATTGACTGGTATAAGACGATCGACTGAATCCACCGCTATATGCAGCACGGTCGTCAGAGGCAGAACACCTCGTCTAAATTGCCTACCTTGACGGCCGAAAGCGTCAAGCTTTGCCTAGTATCTCCAATGGTTGCTGTAGAATGCATGTTTCACGATATTTGAAGCCTTGAACGAGGTTTTTCACCCTCACTTTGCCGTCAACTTTTCAACGTTTTTCACGAAGTGGTACCGATGTCGGCTGGAAAAACGAACTCCGAGACGCCCTCACAGCCCGAACCGCTCGATTCTGCTCCGCCGCGCTCCGGTGAACTGATCGATGCCGACGTGCCTGCTATCGCGGGCGCCCCTGCACCCAATCCAACCGCCCCCGATCCACCGGCCGCGAATTCGGACGACCAAGCCAACAAGCGAAGGTCCAACGACACCGGACGGACGCTGTCGATTTTGTCGCGGCAAGGATTCCGGCCGAAGCTGTTTCGCTGGAAACGCCAACTCGCCCAAGTCAACGCATTCGAGTCGGTGTTGATGAAGGAACCCGATACGGATCTGCGGAAGCGTTCGCTCGCGATTCGGTACCGGGCGATGGCGGGCGAGAAATTGACGGCCATTTTGCCGGAAGCGTACGCGTTGGTCCGTGAAGCCGGGCGTCGGGCTTTGGCCATGCGTCACTACGACGTCCAAATCATTGGTGGGATCGCGTTGTTTGAAGGGCACGTCGCCGAGATGCAAACGGGCGAAGGCAAGACGTTGACCGCAACACTGCCGCTTTACTTGCACTCGTTGACCGGCAAGGGCGCCCACTTGGCGACCGTCAACGATTACTTGGCCAAGCGGGACGCCGAATGGATGGAGCCCCTGTTTGCGATGTTGGGCGTCGATGTCGGCATCATCCAAACGCCCGACGACCAAACGTCTCGGCGAAAATCGTATTCCGCGGCGATCACTTACGGCACGGCAAAAGAATTCGGCTTCGACTTTTTGCGCGACCGGCTGTTGCTGCGAGCCCAAAACCGACTGCAAACGGAAATGCTAGGCGATGGCGGCGGCGGTTTTGGCGGCA
The sequence above is a segment of the Rubripirellula tenax genome. Coding sequences within it:
- a CDS encoding aminotransferase class V-fold PLP-dependent enzyme; this encodes MTPTATAVANDFDPNVYRADFPILERRVASGASLAFLDNAASTQRPAAVIEAMNDCYRSYYANVHRGIHTLSEESTHAYEQARESVAAFLNAAAAREVIFTAGTTASINTVARSWGDATVGPGDVILLTIAEHHANIVPWHQLAQRSGCRVEFLPINDDYTINDEVVSAALQRFQPKMFAMTAASNTLGTIFPVARWTKLAHDHGATVLVDAAQAAPHQVVDVQAWDADFVAFSGHKICGPTGIGVLFGKESLLDAMPPFLGGGGMIRDVTTSGFTSAALPEKFEAGTPPIAEAIGLAAATRYITAVGLDRIAAHEHVLCEHAESQLRQIDGVRIVGPTPDKKGGIIGLHIAGVHAHDVSQHLDTRGIAVRAGHHCTMPLHHHLNLAATARASFYFYNTIEEADRLVEAIVEVQKKFAPSGRKRQKRS
- a CDS encoding aldo/keto reductase, which encodes MSSPVIFGLWPLAGVTTIGVTSQDADATMTAAIDGGITAFDTAFSYGYDGESDRLLGRYLRGDRDRFAVTGKVGQRWSADRKRVVDGQPTTLVADAETSLKRIGIEKFDLLMLHSPDPSVAIETSAEAMGDLMNRGLAVRVGVCNVDEDQLRRFSGAVACSSVQCPLNLLQRQSLDHFIPAAAKAGYDVHVYWALMKGLLAGRIARDHVFAEGDSRPNYEVFQGDARSHAHDVLDKMQGIRESTGKTIAQLSIGWAASQPGVAATLVGARRPEQAAEIAAATRLTADELAMLDAIV
- a CDS encoding BBP7 family outer membrane beta-barrel protein, with the translated sequence MKTKFKKLALTAMLLSSSSMAMADNGTSIIGDLPGYGEDAYFDEDAAYADEQTFEADQSVAYDNEEAAEQIAPVGHTERSVVTRAPRRRSVSTPAHAAAYTPVQASQLQPVTYYGDDCGCGPSGGACGVETISMNDCGCGSSSCGGGCGVGRRMNQMFNSCDTNAWASLEALLWFVEPRDTAPLVLGAPTGTLPSIGQQGVTTLFGGQGENELSAGFRVDGGVWLSDHVGIGGRFWMLDDSGDSFNYNGNGTGPSVGRSFFNTSPGVAGEDAIEINQAGRFRGNLQAESSLDIMAAEAYARLRLGRGQHCNVDLIGGYSHFNIDDSLSIRSETINLITIGGNPAGLSRSFVDQFDTENEFNGGQIGFDMIMQRGCWTVSSLTKVHLGNMNQMVNVRGSKTRDERFVGSNVAPVTQAGGVLAGVNPNGTPVSVERDVFAFAPEANFKIGYNFRKNVAFTVGYSFIYFDNVALNGGTIDRMVDGVNVTDFTNPTFNGVNDGDDGLWVHGLDLGVVIDF